The window GAGCCGCTGCCTCCCGCCTCCCGGCTGCTGGTCACGCCCCTGCCGAGCCCCGAGCGCCCCGAGGAGCTGCGGGGCGATGGGTGTGTGCCCGCCGGGTGTCCCCCACGTGCGGTGGCCGCTGGGAGGGTCGCACCGGGAGGGGCCTGCCCGGGGCCTGCGGGGGCTGGAGATCCCTGTGCGGGCCGTTCCCTCTCTCCAGGCCCCGGGACGCTGGTGCCGGCGCGGAGCTCGCCTGGGCCCTGCCGGCCGCCCGCAACCCCGTCCTGCGGCGGCCGCCGGTCCTGGAGGACTATGTCAACGTGACGTCCACGGGCGGCCAGCGGGCCTTCCTCGTGCTGCGGGCCGACCCCACGGGCACGGGGGTGCAGGTGGGGCCACGGGCAGTGCAGGCCATGGGGGTGCACCGCGGGGCCGGGGGAGAGAGAAGCTGCCTGGGAGAGTGGTGACGCAGGGTCTGGCGTGGCATAAGGGACCCTGGAAGACGTATCCTGGTCCCCCCTGCCCTGGCTAGAGAGGGGCACCCGCCCTCCTCAGCCAGCAGACGCCGTGCACTTGGGCACTGTCGGGAGGGACGCTCAGGTGACCGCTGCTCTCCCCGCCCAGAGCCCCCTCCTCGGCGTCCCGTGGCGCAGCTGCGGCCGGCTGGACCTGCTGGGCGTGCCCTTCACCTCGCTGAGGGAGCAGGTGGACAGCGAGGTGGGGTCGGCCGGGCCCTGGCTGGGAGGGGCCCCAGGCACCCCTGGCATTTGGGCTGAGCTGATCCCGGCCCTCTGTGTTTGCACAGCGGCGGCAGCGGCTGCTGCAGGAGGCCCAGCAGCTCTCGGACACTCTCCGCAGGTGACTGGGGTCCTCCCAGCCCGTCATCCTGATCTTGGCCTGACCCCCAGTCTGTGCTCTCGGGTGGGGGTTGGGGCGGCCCCCGAGTGGGGTCACAGGCCGGGCTCAGGGTGCCGTGCTCTCCAGCCTCAGGCCCGCATCGGGGGAGGAGGCCCGGCCCGTGGGGGCCCCCGAGGAGGAGCCGGAGGAAGCCGGCGGTACAGGCGAGCCTCAGCACCAGCTCTGGGTGGACGAGTTCGCGCCGCGGCACTACACGGAGCTGCTGAGTGACGACGTGAGGCGAGGGGGTCCTGGTGCCATCAGTGGGCTGAGGCCCGCAGGGCTCTGGGGAGGATATGGTTCCCCCTGACCTCTAAGCAGGAAACCAAGGCCCGGCTGGGGCTGGTGTGTGGGTCTCCCAGTGAGCTGCCCTGAGCCTCTGCCCCGCTTCTTTCCTGTCTGATGCTGGGGTGGCCCTGGGGTGGTGGGCCAGGGATGTGGGCCCAGGGTGGACCCCACTGTGCTCGCCGGCAGGGTGACTGGGCACCAGCTGCTCACCCCCAAGCCTTGGGTCTGCGTCTGTTTGGGGAGCAGGTGGCTGGACCTGCCCTTGAGCCTCGCCTCCCCCCTTGCAGTTCACCAACCGCTGCCTCCTCAAGTGGCTGAAGCTGTGGGACGTGGTGGTGTTTGGCCGTGAGAGGCCCGTCCGGAAGCCCAGGCCTGGCACGGAGCAGCCCCGGGTTGGCAAGGAGGCCACGGCCACCACCAAGTGGAAGAGCCACGAGCAGGTGCTGGAGGAGATGCTGGAGGCCGAGCTGGACCCGAGCCAGCGGCCCCGGCAGAAGGTGAGCTGCTGTCCTGCCTCTGGGCCTTGGGGATGTGCCCTCATGGACGGCGCCTGTGCAGCCTCTGGGGCCACAAGGCAGGTTCAGTTCTCTAGGCTCAAGAACATCGGGGTCTCGGCATGTAGTGTTTATAGCAGGAGTTAGAACCTGGATGCGTTTTCTGCAAGACGTGAACAGAGCCGACACTCTCAGCAGACCCCGCCCCTCCCTGGGATGCTCTTGGTGGGCAGTGGGTGGTTTGGGGGGTCGCTCGTGGTGACGGCTGCATGGTCCTCCGTGGCTCGCTCCCGCCCTGAGGCCCTAGCTTTGCTCCCGTCGGCAGGGGGCTGCCCGTGGGTGGGCTGTGGGCTCAGTGCTCTGCTTGGCTGCAGGTGGTGCTGCTGTGTGGGCCTCCGGGGCTGGGCAAGACCACCCTGGCCCACGTGATCCCCCGGCACGCGGGTTACTCTGTGGTGGAGATGAACGCTAGGTGAGCGTGCGCAGCCTTGGGGCGTGGCTCGGGGTGAAGGCCTGGCTTGAGGCCTGAGGTGCAGCGCAGCCGGCTGCCATGTCCTTGGGTCTCCCCGGATTTGGTGGGGTCACATCGTGCGGCAGCTGGACCCAGGGGCTTCCTACTGGGGACGCCGGCCAGGCGATGCGGCCGCTGCCTGCACGAGCTCCAGCTGTCTCTCCCCGCCCTCACGGCACACCGTCGGTTCCAGTGACGACCGCAGCCCCGAGGCCTTCCGCAGGCGCATCGAGGCAGCCACGCAGATGGAGTCGGTGCTGGGTGCTGGCGGGAAACCTAACTGCCTGGTCATCGACGAGATCGACGGGGCCCCTACGGTGCGTCGCCCGGGCGGGTGGGTGGGCGGGCGTCCCCCAGGCTGTAGCTCACAGCCCTGCTCTGCACCCCCCAGACCGCCATCAACGTTCTCCTGAGCATCCTGGAGCGCCGGGGCCCAcagggggcagagctggggggtCCAGCTGTGCCCGGGAGCACCGGGCGGCAGCGCCGGGAGGGGGCACTGCTGATGCGGCCCGTTATCTGCATCTGCAATGATCAGTGAGTGGGGCCCGGGGCGTGGGGGGCTGGCCCTGCTCACGTGCCTGGGCGGGTGGGTTGGGGGCTGGCACGGTGGCACCTTCTCTCCCCACAGGTTTGCGCCATCCCTGCGGCAGCTGAAGCAACAGGCCCTGCTGCTCCACATCCCCCCAACGCTGCCCTCACGACTGGTGCAGCGCCTCCTCGAGGTCGGTGGGGGTGGGATGGCGGGCGGTGGGCTTGCGTCTGGGGGTCGCAGGAGGGGTGCAGGCCTGTCCACCCCCATCCCGTCCCTGTGCAGCCAGGGCACGGAGGCCGGCAGCCAGCTGGGTCCTCCTGGGGCGGCTGCAGTGTGGGGCTGCCTGGGGGAAGGGGATTGTGTAGCCCACCCACCTGCCCCTGCAGATCTCTCGGAAGCGCGGGATGCAGGCCGACGCGGGCGTGCTCGCTGCCCTCTGTGAGAAGACGGACAACGACATCCGGGCCTGCATCAACACGCTGCAGGTGGGCGGGCGGGCGGGGGggctgcccctcccctgccccctcccatcCCCTTCCCCGCTCACCCTGCTCGCCCCCGGGGGCAGTTCCTGCACGGGCAGGGCCGGCGGGAGCTGAGCCTCGGGCTGGTGCGGAGCACGCACGTCGGCCTCAAGGACCAGCGCCGGGGTCTCTTCTCCGTGTGGCAGGAGGTCCTGCAGCTGCCCCGGGCCCGGAGGTGAGTGGGGTGTGGGGAGCGCAGGGGGTGGCTCCGGGCTGGGGGCCGCCGTCCGGGGTCGGCTCTGAGCCTGTGCGGGGCCCGTGGAGGGGTCCTGGGTGTTGGGCACCCCAGGCCCCCCGGCTTGGCCCAAGGGTGTCCTTCCCACGTCTTTGTGCTGGGGCAGGGGAGGATCGGCCTGGGGTGCAGTGTTCCTAGTTGGACATGGGCCTCAGGCTGTGGGGGCCCCCGGGGCTGGGGAGGTAGGGGTCAGGCGCTCCTGTTGCCCCCAGCCTCGgtgcctctccttcccttccccgcAGGCGAGGGGTGGGCCGGGACCCCGTGTGGCCTGCCCACGCACTACTGGGTGGGGACGGGGACTCAGGACCACACCCCACCGGGGAGCCCCCGACCACGGCCTCCCAGCGCTTCTACCACGTGCTGCACGTTGCCACCTCCGCGGGCGAGCACGAGAGGGTGGTCCAGGTGACTGCTGTGCCGGGGCAGGGGCGCGTGGCTGGTGAGGACCCCCGGGAAGTGGTGCCAGGGGCTAGGTCCCCTGCGCCGAGTGGGCCCCTCCCGAGCAAAGGAGCGGGCAGTGGTGGGAGAGGCTTTGGGCGCCCGGGGTGGGGAGAGGGCGGGAGCGGGGGCCGAGGGCCGTGTGGGTGGCCCTGGGTGCCGGGGGAAGGGTTCCGGGCCGGGCCAGTGCGGGTgcaggaggcaggaggaaggCAGCGGGGCTGGCAGAGGCGCCCGGCTCTGGTTTGAGGATTGTCTGGGAGCCGTGCAAGGGGGGTGCAcgtgggatgggggtgaggggtcGGGGGGCCCAGGGTTGTGTCTGAGCAGCTGGcagcctcccccccccaccctgccaAGCCTGAGCCTAAACTGCCTCCGGAGCCCTAATCGGCTTTGGATTAGTGGTTGTAGGATTTGTGCCCAAACGGGAGCCCCAACTCCTGGCATGGGGGTGTTTGTGCCCGTGTAGCCCAGGGGGTTGGGGAACCAGATGGGCAGGGGCTTTGTGGCCTCGATTCTGCTGTGCTGATCCTCGTGTTCAGGTCGCCTCAGGGTCGGCCTGGGGGCTGGACCCACGATGCCTTGAGGCAGCTGGGGGTGTGGGGTCCTGGGGCTGCCTCAGCGTGGCCTTCTCTCGGGGGTGTTTGTGGCCGTCCCCTAGACCCCGGACAATGCTGGTGGGCtgggagggctgcctggaggCGGCGGCTGGGGCAGGCGGCTGGGACTCACAGCTGCCCCCCCACAGGGCCTGTACGACAACTTCCTGCGGCTGCGGCTGCGGGACCCCGGCCTGGGCGCCGTGTGCGCCGCCCTCGACTGGCTGGCTTTCGACGACCTCCTGGCATGCGCTGCCTACCACGGCCAGAGCTTCCAGCTGCTGCGCTACCCGCCCTTCCTGCCCGTGGCCTTCCACGTGCTGCTCGCCTCCAGCCACGTGCCGCGCCTCGCCTTCCCCAGCAGCCAGCAGGAGGTGCGTGCCCACCCCGCCCTGCCTGCAGCCCCCTGCGGCCCCCTGTGGCCCGGAGCTGACTGGCCGGTGtcaccccaggcccaggcccgCTTGAGCCGGACGCAGACCCTGGTGCAGACGCTGCTGTCGGGCACCACACCCACCGCCCGCAGCCGGGCTGCGCCCCAGGCGCTCGTCCTGGACACACTCTGTCTGCTGCTGGACATCCTCGCGCCCAGGCTGCGCCCCGTGAGTGCCCGTGTGAGGCGGGCGGGGGTCCTGGCGGGGCCGGCCACGCTCAGCCCCCGCCCGCCCGCAGGTGAGCACGCAGCTGTACAGCGCCCGCGAGAAGCAGCAGCTGGCCGCACTCGTGGCCACCATGCTCGCCTACAGCCTCAGCTACCGGCAGGAGCGCACGCCCGACGGGCAGTACACCTACAGGCTGGAGCCGTGAGCACAGgcgggcctcggtttccccatctgtccaGTCAGTGGGGGCAGTTCTGGCCCAGCCCTCCCCAGCGGGGGCCCGAAGTGGGGGTGTTGCAGCCAGACTACCCCCAGGGGTGGAGAAAGGCCAGTCAGGAGCTGCCCCGGGGCTTCAGTCTTTAGGACGGGTGCAGGCCTCGGTCCTGGGGTCCCCCCACCCTCTACGAGCTCTCGCTGGGTTTCCAGGGTTTGGGCAGTGTCAGTAAGGCCTCTCGTCCCTCCCTCCTGCCGGGTCCTGTGGGGTCCCCTGCAGAGCCCCGAGCGCTGCCGCACAGGGGCCACGAGGTGGCCGTCCATCCTCGCCCGTCCTCGCGGCCTCCGCACACCCTGCGACCCCCACGCCGGCACCTCAGCCCTCTCCTCTGCTGTCACCCATCCTGCCCCGTCCCTGCTGTCTGGGAGGTTGCACCTTCTGGAGGCCTCAGCTGCCTGGGCGCCACCACCCTGCTGCACTGCCGGCTCACACACCTGCCTGCTTCTGCCCACCACGTCCCCACAGGGCAGGTGCCCCGGGAGGGAGATGGCGACTGGTCCTTTCAGCGGCTCTGGAAGCGAGGCTCGGGGGGGGCGGGCGCTGTGTCCCCCCCAGTGTCCTGCCAGGATCCTTGTCTGTGGTCAGACCCCAGGAGGGTCGCACGTGTTTGCCTCGGGGCCCCAGGGCTAGGGCCAGGGTGGGGTGGCAGGAGGCAGAGCTGGAGATCTGGTTACGAGGTGCTCGGGGTGGCTAAAGACCCCTCAGAAGTAGAGGATCACGACCTGCCCTGCCCGGTCCCTTCTGGCAGCTTCTCTTAGGGGTTTCCGGGTGGGCCTGAGCCCCTGGCCACCCATGTGGCGTCTTCCCCAGGCCCGTAGCCCTGGGAGGTCCCTGACAGGTGGGGGAACCGGGGCCCAGGAGGTTAACCCGCTCGTCCCTGCCTGCCCCGGGGAGGCAGGTGCCCAGGGCTGCGGCCCCCGGGGTCTGGGGGTGGGCGGGGCCCTGTGTGTGGGGCCCGCTGACCCCGCCGGCCCTGAGTGCAGGAACGTGGAGGACATCTGCCGCTTCCCCGGGCTGCCAGCCCGCAGGCCGCTCACCTACCAGGCCAAGCAGCTCATCGCCCGTGAGATCGAGCTGGAGAAGATGCGGAGGGCAGAGGCCTCGGCCCGGGCGGGCCCCCAGGTGAGCCCCCGGCCTCAGCGCCCACAGAGGGACCTCGTCCCCGGCACGGCCCCACTCAGCCACCCTCGCTGTGCTCCTGCCCCTGCAGCTGGACGGGGACCTGACAGAGGGCTGTGGGCAGGAAGGGGTGCGTCCTGCCCCCCGCAACCACGAGCAGCGGCTGGAGCACATCGTGAGGAGAGCAGCTTTCGAGGAGCAGGTGAGGGGCGGGGCTGGGCTGACGGGTTGCTGGCTCTGAACCCCCAGGGCTCCGGGCGTTGACCTGACCCAGCACTgcctgggcctcggtttcccgtCTGTGCACGAGGGGCTGCTGTTAGCCCTTCCCACCCTGGGCCCGGCCCGGCAGGGAGCAGGTGGATTTGAGGGTGACACACTCAGCCCAGAGGGTTCCCCTTTGCACAAGAGGGATCGAGGGGAAGCAGGGGCGGGAAATGTCTGGGGCCCTCCCCTTGGCGTCATGGGGGAGGGTGGTCCCTGGGGTCTGGGGTCACCGGGTTTGTCCCTGCCAGCCCCTGaccgcccctccccgcccccagccgGAGAGAGACTTCTTTGGGCGGGTGGTCGTCAGGAGAGCTGCCCCGAGCCCAGGTGAGCCCAGGTGTGCCCGGTGAGCCCAGGTGTGGGTGGCAGGGGGCCCCTGAGGGTGGCTGCGGGACCACCGTGTGGTGCCCCCAGAGGATGCAGCCCCCAAGCCGGCGGAGCGGCGCCTGGGCACGGCCGTGGGCAGGAGCGACGTGTGGTTCCGCTTCAGCGAGGGTGTCTCCAACGCCGTGCGCCGCAGCCTGTACGTCAGGGACCTGCTGTAGTGCCCGCGAGGGGCCCACCGCCTCGTGCCCCCGGAAGCCCCCTGCCCGGTGCACAGTGTACGAGACCCGTGGTCCTTGGAAGGCTTTATAAAAGCGACACACGACACTTCCCGGGGCGTCAGTCAGGGCGGGGCCGGGGTCACAGGATGGCGCATTTGCCCTTCTCCACCCACGGGTTGCTCTTCATGAGGTCGGGGTTCAGGAACGGGTCTTTGGGGATCCCATCCTCGATCCACTTGAggagcctgggggtgggagggcggGGTGAGTGGGGGTCTCAGCCCCTCCCCAGGTCCGTGGGCCCCCCCCAGGCCGGGGTGTGGTCTGGGCTCATGCAGATGAACCTGGCGCAGGCAAATGAGATGTAAATCGCtctgggcagggtggggggggggggccggggccggggctgTGCTCACTCGGGGATGGTCTTGGATGACATTTCCCGCTTGAAGGCCAGCTGGTACTTGAGGCTCTCCACCTCCTTCTTCATCTGGGGCACGTCCCACTCCTCCATGGGGTCGGGGGCGTCTGCGGCGGCCAGCCTGGGGCTGAGGGCACGGGGGGGAAGCCTGTACAGCCAGGGGCTCGGCTGGTGGCCCCCCCCCCAGCGGTGCCCTCCCAGCAGGGCCGGGGGCCTCGGGTGCTGGAGTGTGGGTCAGGGCTGAGGCCCCACTAATGAGGCCCTGTGCGCCGCGTGCCCCCGTGGGGCTCATTACAGCAGGTAAACCTTCCACTCTCAGGGCTGCCCCCACCCCGAGGGGGCTGCGGGGCCTGGCAGAGTGCTGGGGGGCCACCCCCAAACCCGGCTGCAGGGGGGAGCCCAGGTGGCTGTGAGGGTGGGGCGGGGCTCCCTCTGCCATCCGGCTTTGTGTGGGGACACAGCCGGCCCCGAGGATTTGGCTGTAATTTGCCTGTACTGATGGGAGAGGGGGGagcctgggggatgggggtgctGCTGAGCCGACCCAGGGTAGGTCCCCACTGCCTGGGGTCTCTCTGGATGCCTCCCGCCCCTCCCAGCCTGGTTTCTACCTGGAACCAGCCTGGTATGGCCACGGGATGAGGCCCGGAAGTGAGCCCGTCGAGGGTGAGGGGCGGCTGCCCACGGCGCCCTCAGGGTGCCCCAGCCCCGTCCCCTCCCATTTGGCTTCGNNNNNNNNNNNNNNNNNNNNNNNNNNNNNNNNNNNNNNNNNNNNNNNNNNNNNNNNNNNNNNNNNNNNNNNNNNNNNNNNNNNNNNNNNNNNNNNNNNNNNNNNNNNNNNNNNNNNNNNNNNNNNNNNNNNNNNNNNNNNNNNNNNNNNNNNNNNNNNNNNNNNNNNNNNNNNNNNNNNNNNNNNNNNNNNNNNNNNNNNGGGTGCGTCCTGCCCCCCGCAACCACGAGCAGCGGCTGGAGCACATCGTGAGGGAGAGCAGCTTTCGAGGAGCAGGTGAGGGGCGGGGCTGGGCTGACGGGTTGCTGGCTCTGAACCCCCAGGGCTCCGGGCGTTGACCCAGCACTgcctgggcctcggtttcccatCTGTGCACGAGGGGCTGCTGTTAGCCCTTCCCACCCTGGGCCCGGCTCGGCAGGGAGCAGGTGGATTTGAGGGTGACACACTCGGCCCAGAGGGTTCCCCTTTGCACGAGAGGGATCGAGGGGAAGCAGGGGCGGGAAATGTCTGGGGCCCTCCCCTTGGCGTCATGGGGGAGGGTGGTCCCTGGGGTCTGGGGTCACCGGGTTTGTCCCTGCCAGCCCCTGaccgcccctccccacccccagccggAGAGAGACTTCTTTGGGCGGGTGGTCGTCAGGAGAGCTGCCCCGAGCCCAGGTGAGCCCAGGTGTGCCCGGTGAGCCCAGGTGTGGGCGGCAGGGGGCCCCTGAGGGTGGCTGCGGGACCACCGTGTGGTGCCCCCAGAGGACGCAGCCCCCGAGCCGGCGGAGCGGCGCCTGGGCACGGCCGTGGGCAGGAGCGACGTGTGGTTCCGCTTCAGCGAGGGTGTCTCCAACGCCGTGCGCCGCAGCCTGTACGTCAGGGACCTGCTGTAGTGCCCGCGAGGGGCCCACCGCCTCGTGCCCCCGGAAGCCCCCTGCCCGGTGCACAGTGTACGAGACCCGCAGTCCTTGGAAGGCTTTATAAAAGCGACACACGACACTTCCCGGGGCGTCAGTCGGGGCGGGGCCGGGGTCACAGGATGGCGCATTTGCCCTTCTCCACCCACGGGTTGCTCTTCATGAGGTCGGGGTTCAGGAATGGGTCTTTGGGAATCCCATCCTCGATCCACTTGAggagcctgggggtgggagggcggGGTGAGTGGGGGTCTCAGCCCCTCCCCAGGTCCGTGGGCCCCCCCAGGCCGGGGTGTGGTCTGGGCTCATGCACATGAACCTGGCGCAGGCAAATGAGATGTAAATCGCTCTGGGCCAGGGTggggggggcggggccggggctgTGCTCACTCGGGGATGGTCTTGGATGACATTTCCCGCTTGAAGGCCAGCTGGTACTTGAGGCTCTCCACCTCCTTCTTCATCTGGGGCACGTCCCACTCCTCCATGGGGTCGGGGGCGTCTGCGGCGGCCAGCCTGGGGCTGAGGGCACGGGGGGGAAGCCTGTAAAGCCAGGGGCTCGgctggtgccccccccccccagcggTGCCCTCCCAGCAGGGCCGGGGGCCTCGGGTGCTGGAGTGTGGGTCAGGGCTGAGGCCCCACTAATGAGGCCCTGTGCGCCGCGTGCCCCCGTGGGGCTCATTACAGCAGGTAAACCTTCCACTCTCagggctgccccccaccccgaggGGGCTGTGGGGCCTGGCAGAGTGCTGGGGGGCCACCCCCAAACCCGGCTGCAGGGGGGAGCCCAGGTGGCTGTGAGGGTGGGGCGGGGCTCCCTCTGCCACCCGGCTTTGTGTGGGGACACAGCCGGCCCCGAGGATTTGGCTGTAATTTGCCTGTactgatgggggaggggggagcctgggggatgggggtgctGCTGAGCCGACCCAGGGTAGGTCCCCGCTGCCTGGGGTCTCTCTGGACGCCTCCCGCCCCTCCCAGCCTGGTTTCTACCTGGAACCAGCCTGGTATGGCCACGGGATGAGGCCCGGGAGTGAGCCCGTCGGGGGTGAGGGGTGGCTGCCCACGGCGCCCTCAGGGTGCCCCAGCCCCGTCCCCTCCCAGGCTGGCTTCGTGGAGCTTGGGAGGGTGGACAGAGGCCAGCAGGCAGCCGGGCGCGGGGACGCGTAGGGGCTTCCCTCCCGGAGACCCCCGACCCGCAG of the Choloepus didactylus isolate mChoDid1 chromosome 21, mChoDid1.pri, whole genome shotgun sequence genome contains:
- the CHTF18 gene encoding chromosome transmission fidelity protein 18 homolog is translated as MEDPAPELEPEPRGAEDDFHSRFAAELEVLAQLEAPPAKRPRLEAAQRPDFGPEETEEPLPPASRLLVTPLPSPERPEELRGDGPRDAGAGAELAWALPAARNPVLRRPPVLEDYVNVTSTGGQRAFLVLRADPTGTGVQSPLLGVPWRSCGRLDLLGVPFTSLREQVDSERRQRLLQEAQQLSDTLRSLRPASGEEARPVGAPEEEPEEAGGTGEPQHQLWVDEFAPRHYTELLSDDFTNRCLLKWLKLWDVVVFGRERPVRKPRPGTEQPRVGKEATATTKWKSHEQVLEEMLEAELDPSQRPRQKVVLLCGPPGLGKTTLAHVIPRHAGYSVVEMNASDDRSPEAFRRRIEAATQMESVLGAGGKPNCLVIDEIDGAPTTAINVLLSILERRGPQGAELGGPAVPGSTGRQRREGALLMRPVICICNDQFAPSLRQLKQQALLLHIPPTLPSRLVQRLLEISRKRGMQADAGVLAALCEKTDNDIRACINTLQFLHGQGRRELSLGLVRSTHVGLKDQRRGLFSVWQEVLQLPRARRRGVGRDPVWPAHALLGGDGDSGPHPTGEPPTTASQRFYHVLHVATSAGEHERVVQGLYDNFLRLRLRDPGLGAVCAALDWLAFDDLLACAAYHGQSFQLLRYPPFLPVAFHVLLASSHVPRLAFPSSQQEAQARLSRTQTLVQTLLSGTTPTARSRAAPQALVLDTLCLLLDILAPRLRPVSTQLYSAREKQQLAALVATMLAYSLSYRQERTPDGQYTYRLEPNVEDICRFPGLPARRPLTYQAKQLIAREIELEKMRRAEASARAGPQLDGDLTEGCGQEGVRPAPRNHEQRLEHIVRRAAFEEQPERDFFGRVVVRRAAPSPEDAAPKPAERRLGTAVGRSDVWFRFSEGVSNAVRRSLYVRDLL
- the GNG13 gene encoding guanine nucleotide-binding protein G(I)/G(S)/G(O) subunit gamma-13, giving the protein MEEWDVPQMKKEVESLKYQLAFKREMSSKTIPELLKWIEDGIPKDPFLNPDLMKSNPWVEKGKCAIL
- the LOC119517440 gene encoding guanine nucleotide-binding protein G(I)/G(S)/G(O) subunit gamma-13, with the protein product MEEWDVPQMKKEVESLKYQLAFKREMSSKTIPELLKWIEDGIPKDPFLNPDLMKSNPWVEKGKCAIL